From the Chryseobacterium sp. G0201 genome, the window TAAACCTAAAGCTTTATCTAGTCCGTGAACCGGGAATGGAGTATAAACTTCGTTTATCGCAATCCCTTTATCGTTGAATGCCTTAACGCCGTTCATTAAATCGTCGTCGTCAGCATAAAGTCCGTATACAATTTTAGTGGTGCTCATCTCCTTCTTTTGCTTTATAAGTTTCACCTGAGATTTTCAGAATTGATTTCAATTCGGCCTGTGCAATTACAGGGAATGTTCTTGCGTATAATAAGAATAATACAGAGAAGAATCCGATTGTTCCTAAATATACACCCACATCAATGATCGTTGGTTTAAACATTGTCCAAGATCCAGGTAAGTAGTCTCTAGAAAGGTTGATAACGATGATATCAAAACGCTCGAACCACATACCGATGTTGATGATTAATGCAATAATAAATGTTGCAATGATATTTGTTCTTATTCTCTTGAACCAGAATAGTGCAGGAATAATTAAGTTACAGCTAATCAATGCCCAGAACGCCCACCAGTAAGGACCGGTTGCTGCACCTGGAGAAAGATAAGTAAAGTCTTCAAATCTTGATCCTGAGTACCATCCGATGAAATATTCAGTTGCATAAGCTACAGTTACCATACCACCTGTTAGGATGATTACGATGTTCATAATTTCGATATGATACATTGTAATATAGTCTTCTAAATGACAAACTTTTCTAGCGATCAACAATAGTGTTTGTACCATTGCAAATCCTGAGAAGATCGCCCCTGCAACGAAGTAAGGAGGATAGATCGTAGAGTGCCATCCTTTAATAACCGAAGTTGCGAAGTCAAAAGATACGGTAGTGTGTACTGAGAATACAAGTGGAGTAGCTAAACCTGCAAGAACCAAAGATAATTCTTCGAATCTCTGCCAGTGTTTTGCTTTACCACCCCAACCGAATGCTAGGAATGTATAAATTTTCTTTGTCCAAGGAGTTTTTGCTCTATCTCTGATCATCGCAAAGTCAGGGATTAATCCCATGAACCAGAATACGGTTGATACTGAGAAATACGTAGAGATCGCAAATACGTCCCAAAGTAGAGGAGAGTTGAAGTTCCCCCAAAGAGAACCAAACTGGTTAGGTAAAGGGAAAACCCAATATCCTACCCAAACTCTACCCATGTGGATAACAGGGAAGATTGCCGCCTGAACAACCGCGAAGATAGTCATCGCTTCAGCTGAACGGTTTACAGACATTCTCCAACGCTGTCTAAATAATAATAATACTGCGGAGATAAGTGTTCCGGCGTGACCGATACCTACCCACCATACGAAGTTGGTAATATCCCAACCCCAGTTAATAGTTCTGTTAAGCCCCCATGCTCCAATACCTGTCCCGATAGTATAAGCGATACAGCCGAATCCGTAGATGAAAAGAACTAAGGCTGCATATAGTGATACCCACCATAATTTTCCTGCTCTTTCTTCGATAGGTCGTGCGATATCTTCTGTAATATCGTGATAAGTTTTGTGACCAATAATTAGAGGTTCCCTTATCGGAGCTTCGTAATGTCCTGACATTTTTTACCTATTTATTATTTAAACTTTATTTTTCTACTCTGTTTCTTACTTTAGTGTGATAGAACACGTTTGGCTTGGTTCCGATCTCTTCTAGTAAATAATATCTTCTGTTGCTAGAATATAATTTTCTAACTTCAGATTCTTTGTCATTCATATCTCCAAACTTCATGGATCCTGTAGAACAAGCTGCTGCACAAGCAACCGATTCTTGGAATTCATTGTCTGTAACTTTTCTTCCCTCTTTTTTAGCTGAAAGAATAGTTGCCTGAGTCTTTTGGATACACATTGAACATTTCTCCATAACCCCTCTTGTTCTTACAACAACATCCGGGTTAAGAACCATTCTTCCTAAATCGTTATTTTGATTGAAGTCGAATTTATCATTCAAGTTATATGTAAACCAGTTGAAACGTCTTACTTTGTACGGACAGTTGTTTGCACAATATCTAGTACCGATACATCTATTGTAAGCCATGTGGTTTTGACCTTGCTTACTGTGAGAAGTAGCCGCTACCGGACATACAGTTTCACATGGAGCGTGGTTACAGTGCTGACACATTACCGGTTGGAAAATCACATCAGGACTTTCGTTTGGCTCGATTAAGATGTCGTATAAGTTAGGAACGTTAAGTCCTCTTTCAATACCTTCTTTAGTTTCGATCTTTTCTTTAGCAGAGTAGTAACGGTCAATTCTTAACCAATACATATCTCTGGACATTCTGATCTCTTCTTTACCTACAACAGGAACGTTGTTTTCTGCCTGACAAGCAATAATACATGCTCCACAACCAGTACAAGAGTTCAAGTCAACTGATAAGTTGAAGTGAGGACCATCTGTATCATCGAATGCATCCCAAAGGTCAATTTTACCAGCTGGCAATGCTCCGCTGATCGTGTGGTACTCCAAAGGCTTGTTCCATCCTTTGTGCTCGTCATCGAATGCTACGTTGATATATTCAGCTAAAGGAACTTCTTTAGCAATCTCGTAACGTCCCATTAGAGTATTCTGAAGCTGAATACCTGCAAATTCATGATCTTCACCTGTTTTTTCAATCTTAGCGTTTGATACAACTAAGTTAGAACCATCAAATAAAGGATAAGCGTTTACACCTGTATCAGCGGTAGCTCCTGAGTTTTTCTTACCATATCCAAGCGCAAGACCTACTGATCCGTCTGCTTGTCCCGGTTGAATGAATACAGGAACATCTTTTATTGTTACTCCGTTTACAGTAAGGTTTACGATTGAACCGTCTAACTGCATTCTAGCATTAAGATCGTTTTCAATACCTAATCTTTCTGCATCTTTAGGAGAAATTGTCAAGTAGTTATCCCAAGACATTCTAGTGATCGGATCCGGTAATTCCTGCAACCAAGGGTTGTTTGCCTGAGTACCATCTCCCATTGAAGTCTTAGTATATAATACCAATTCCAGATCAGAAGCTTTGAAGTTTCCTAATTCAGCAATAGCTTGAGCAGCATTTCCACCAGCATAAGACAACGTTGTTGCATTATTAGAAGGAACGATACCGTTATATAAAGCTTTGTTGAAAGAAGTTGCCCCTAAGATTGAAGCAGAACTAGCTTTTAAATAATCGTAGTAGTTATTAGCAGCGTTGTTTTTTCCGTTTTTCCAAACCAATAGAGATTCTTCAATCTGTCTTGATTTGTAGATTTTTTGAATTGTTGGCTGCATTAATGTATAAACTCCGGTCTGAGGCTCCATATCACCCCAAGATTCTAGCCAGTTAGCTACAGGAATTACAGCTTTCGCTGCCTTGTACATTTCATTTTTCTTATCTGCAACAGCAATTACATAAGGAACCTTAGTTAAAGATTTTTTGAAATCTTCTCCTTTTGGATGAGAATAGATAGGATCTACGTTGTTTGTAATTAATACTCCAACCTGTCCTGCGTTTACCCATGTTAAGAATTCGTTATATCTTGCTTTGTCAAATTCTCTTAAGAAGTTTGCTTTACCAGTGAAAGCTACTGAGCCTAATTTTTGGTTGATCAAGTGTGCAAGAACCTGAGCTCCTTTAGAACCGTCAGCCAATACTACAGCTTTGCTGCCTTTAGCCTGTAATTCTTTTACGATCTCAGAAGCAATCTTGTCAGAAGCAGCGCCTCCTCCTACGATTGCATTGTAAACTTCAACTAAAGTTTTGTTTACAGCACTTGGCTTTAATCTATATCTTGAGTCAGCATTAGCACCAGTTAAAGACATGTTTGATTCCACTTGGATGTGTCTCAACATGTTTGCTCCCGGTTTTCTTGCTTCTGCAAAAGAAGTTTCTAAGCTTCCCGCGTTGTAATCTCCTAAGAAATCTGCCTGGAAAGAAACTACTAATTCAGAACCTTTAAGATCGTAAACAGGTAATGCTCTTTGTCCGAATACTTCCTGAGCAGCATCTAATCCTGCAGAGTAAGGGAAAGCATCAAAAGTTACTAATTCAGCTGTAGGATATTTTGCTTTAAAATCAGCGAATAACTTTTTGAAAGTAGGTGAAGCAAAAGATTGAGATAAAAGAACGATCTTCTTACCAGCTGCCTTAGCTTCTTCTAATCCTTTAAGAACGAAATCATCTACTTTATCGAAAGTTTCGTCTTTACCGTCTAGCTTAGGTTGCTTTACTTTATCATTATCATAAAGAGAAAGTACTGCTGCCTGAGCTCTAGCGTTAGTTTTACCTAAATCACCAGCAGCCGGGTTTGGATCAATTTTGATTGGTCTACCTTCACGAGTTTTTACTAAAACACTAGCGAAATCGAATCCATCAAAATATGTTGAAGCGTAGAAATTTGGAACCCCCGGAATAATATCATGAGGTTTTACCACGTAAGGAATCGTTTTAATTACCGGAGCTTCACAAGCAGCAAGCGTTACCGCCGCTGTAGAGAATCCTAGTAACTTTAAGAAATCTCTTCTTGAAGTACTTGATCCGTTTTGTTCAGCATCTCCAAGGAAATCTTCTACCGGAATTTCTTCCTGAAACTCTTTCTGAGCCAGCTTATTATTTAAAGCTGGGTCTTTAAGTTCATGAATACTTCTAAATTGTATTTTGTTTGAAGCCATTTATACTTCTAATTTTTAGTTATTAATAATGACATTTACCACACTCAAGACCTCCAATTGCATCTACAGTGATCTTACCTTCTGTTTGAGGGTATTGCTTCTTAAGCTTGTCGTGTAGATTCTTGAAGTATTCTTTATTATAACCGTTGTTCATATCAACTTCAGTAGTTCTGTGACATTCTATACACCATCCCATTGTGAAGTCATTAGCCATTTGAACAACATTCATTGTATCAATTTTTCCGTGACAAGCTTTACAAACAACATCAATCTTGTTTGTTGGATTCTTTTTGTTGAAAGAATTAATGATCGCTTGTTCACCTGCTACTACGTGTTGAGAGTGGTTGAAGTACACAAAGTCAGGCATGTTGTGGATTCTCGTCCATTCAACTGGCTGAGTTTTTCCTGTATACTGTTGTTTTGCAGGATCCCAACCTGTCGCAGCATAAATTTTCTGGATTTCTCCGTCGTAGAATGCTTTGTCTTTTCC encodes:
- a CDS encoding TAT-variant-translocated molybdopterin oxidoreductase — its product is MASNKIQFRSIHELKDPALNNKLAQKEFQEEIPVEDFLGDAEQNGSSTSRRDFLKLLGFSTAAVTLAACEAPVIKTIPYVVKPHDIIPGVPNFYASTYFDGFDFASVLVKTREGRPIKIDPNPAAGDLGKTNARAQAAVLSLYDNDKVKQPKLDGKDETFDKVDDFVLKGLEEAKAAGKKIVLLSQSFASPTFKKLFADFKAKYPTAELVTFDAFPYSAGLDAAQEVFGQRALPVYDLKGSELVVSFQADFLGDYNAGSLETSFAEARKPGANMLRHIQVESNMSLTGANADSRYRLKPSAVNKTLVEVYNAIVGGGAASDKIASEIVKELQAKGSKAVVLADGSKGAQVLAHLINQKLGSVAFTGKANFLREFDKARYNEFLTWVNAGQVGVLITNNVDPIYSHPKGEDFKKSLTKVPYVIAVADKKNEMYKAAKAVIPVANWLESWGDMEPQTGVYTLMQPTIQKIYKSRQIEESLLVWKNGKNNAANNYYDYLKASSASILGATSFNKALYNGIVPSNNATTLSYAGGNAAQAIAELGNFKASDLELVLYTKTSMGDGTQANNPWLQELPDPITRMSWDNYLTISPKDAERLGIENDLNARMQLDGSIVNLTVNGVTIKDVPVFIQPGQADGSVGLALGYGKKNSGATADTGVNAYPLFDGSNLVVSNAKIEKTGEDHEFAGIQLQNTLMGRYEIAKEVPLAEYINVAFDDEHKGWNKPLEYHTISGALPAGKIDLWDAFDDTDGPHFNLSVDLNSCTGCGACIIACQAENNVPVVGKEEIRMSRDMYWLRIDRYYSAKEKIETKEGIERGLNVPNLYDILIEPNESPDVIFQPVMCQHCNHAPCETVCPVAATSHSKQGQNHMAYNRCIGTRYCANNCPYKVRRFNWFTYNLNDKFDFNQNNDLGRMVLNPDVVVRTRGVMEKCSMCIQKTQATILSAKKEGRKVTDNEFQESVACAAACSTGSMKFGDMNDKESEVRKLYSSNRRYYLLEEIGTKPNVFYHTKVRNRVEK
- the nrfD gene encoding NrfD/PsrC family molybdoenzyme membrane anchor subunit; this translates as MSGHYEAPIREPLIIGHKTYHDITEDIARPIEERAGKLWWVSLYAALVLFIYGFGCIAYTIGTGIGAWGLNRTINWGWDITNFVWWVGIGHAGTLISAVLLLFRQRWRMSVNRSAEAMTIFAVVQAAIFPVIHMGRVWVGYWVFPLPNQFGSLWGNFNSPLLWDVFAISTYFSVSTVFWFMGLIPDFAMIRDRAKTPWTKKIYTFLAFGWGGKAKHWQRFEELSLVLAGLATPLVFSVHTTVSFDFATSVIKGWHSTIYPPYFVAGAIFSGFAMVQTLLLIARKVCHLEDYITMYHIEIMNIVIILTGGMVTVAYATEYFIGWYSGSRFEDFTYLSPGAATGPYWWAFWALISCNLIIPALFWFKRIRTNIIATFIIALIINIGMWFERFDIIVINLSRDYLPGSWTMFKPTIIDVGVYLGTIGFFSVLFLLYARTFPVIAQAELKSILKISGETYKAKEGDEHH